The following are encoded together in the Mesoterricola sediminis genome:
- a CDS encoding sugar phosphate nucleotidyltransferase has protein sequence MKGIVLAGGKGTRLHPLTKVTNKHLLPVGLEPMIFHPVRQLVGAGIQDILIITSTEHMGEIVRLLGSGKDFGARFTYRVQEEALGIADALALGEDFAGDRPITVLLGDNIFTHSIAGFVDRFLAQGRGARVLLKSVDQPSRYGVAALDEKQVIEIEEKPERPKSPYAVVGAYCYDPQVWDILRTMGLSPRGEYEITSVNNRYIQLGELAYDIVEGGWTDAGTFESLAEANAMMLACGNRITGLALEGKTR, from the coding sequence ATGAAAGGCATTGTCCTGGCAGGGGGGAAGGGCACCCGCCTCCACCCCCTCACCAAGGTAACCAATAAGCACCTGCTCCCCGTGGGGCTGGAGCCCATGATCTTCCATCCTGTTCGCCAGCTTGTGGGGGCGGGCATCCAGGACATCCTCATCATCACGAGCACCGAACACATGGGGGAGATCGTTCGGCTCCTCGGAAGCGGCAAGGACTTCGGCGCCCGGTTCACCTACCGCGTCCAGGAGGAGGCCCTGGGCATCGCGGACGCCCTGGCCCTGGGCGAGGACTTCGCGGGGGACCGGCCGATCACCGTCCTCCTGGGCGACAACATCTTCACCCATTCCATCGCCGGGTTCGTGGACCGCTTCCTGGCCCAGGGGCGGGGCGCCCGGGTGCTCCTCAAGTCGGTGGATCAGCCCTCCCGGTACGGGGTGGCCGCCCTGGACGAAAAGCAGGTCATCGAGATCGAAGAGAAGCCCGAGCGCCCCAAGAGCCCCTACGCGGTCGTGGGCGCCTACTGCTATGACCCCCAGGTGTGGGACATCCTCCGGACCATGGGCCTCTCCCCCCGAGGGGAGTACGAGATCACCTCCGTCAACAACCGGTACATCCAGCTGGGGGAACTGGCCTACGACATCGTCGAGGGGGGCTGGACCGACGCAGGGACGTTCGAAAGCCTCGCCGAGGCCAACGCGATGATGCTGGCCTGCGGGAACCGGATCACGGGCCTGGCCCTGGAAGGGAAGACGCGATGA
- a CDS encoding prepilin-type N-terminal cleavage/methylation domain-containing protein — protein sequence MKKQSGFTLIELLLVLAIIGIISAIAIPALLSQRARARDKAAIENLTGVIGDLVGQYDKLKEAGNTTIKTSLETYLTNNHSKDKNPWNPANAAYPSTITSAAGGSATQSAFLGTIGAPSNNGSIALAIQFPTGTTPGFIGGAVKLGNTVNNSTTFKKATAIE from the coding sequence ATGAAGAAACAGTCCGGCTTCACCCTCATCGAGCTGCTCTTGGTGCTGGCCATCATCGGCATCATCAGCGCGATCGCCATCCCCGCCCTGCTCAGCCAGCGCGCCCGGGCCCGTGACAAGGCGGCCATCGAGAACCTGACCGGCGTCATCGGCGACCTGGTCGGCCAGTACGACAAGCTGAAGGAGGCCGGCAACACCACCATCAAGACCTCCCTCGAGACCTACCTGACCAACAACCACAGCAAGGACAAGAACCCCTGGAATCCCGCCAACGCGGCCTATCCCTCCACGATCACCTCCGCCGCCGGCGGCTCCGCCACCCAGTCCGCCTTCCTCGGGACCATCGGCGCCCCCAGCAACAACGGCTCCATCGCCCTGGCGATCCAGTTCCCCACCGGCACCACCCCCGGCTTCATCGGCGGCGCCGTCAAGCTCGGCAACACCGTCAACAACAGCACCACCTTCAAGAAGGCCACGGCCATCGAGTAG
- a CDS encoding deoxycytidylate deaminase, producing the protein MSRAALKDDVFLRMALELSRLGTCCRLKVGCVLLRSDGGIASGGYNGALPGMPHCTPETCGEGMRCLHTSHAEENALGFCDGPIHTAYVTDEPCLTCTRALVRRGVRRVVFLRPYASIAEQERQERQGILDHFKVSWEALDLA; encoded by the coding sequence ATGAGCCGCGCGGCCCTCAAGGACGACGTCTTCCTCCGCATGGCCCTGGAGCTGAGCCGGCTGGGGACCTGCTGCCGCCTGAAGGTGGGGTGCGTCCTGCTCCGTTCCGACGGCGGCATCGCCTCCGGCGGCTACAACGGCGCCCTCCCTGGCATGCCCCACTGCACCCCCGAGACCTGCGGGGAGGGCATGCGCTGCCTCCACACGAGCCACGCCGAGGAGAACGCCCTGGGCTTCTGCGACGGCCCCATCCACACCGCCTACGTCACCGACGAGCCCTGCCTGACCTGCACCCGGGCTCTGGTGCGGCGCGGGGTCCGGCGCGTGGTCTTCCTCCGGCCCTACGCCAGCATCGCCGAGCAGGAGCGCCAGGAGCGCCAGGGCATCCTGGACCACTTCAAGGTGAGCTGGGAGGCCCTGGACCTGGCCTAG
- a CDS encoding Rne/Rng family ribonuclease codes for MEVRRSLVVNATPLEMRIALLENGQLCELFIERTTQVSQVGDVYKGRVAKLLQGMQSAFVSIGGAKDGFLYLDEPETHRLPTEEAADEDEAAEGSDLPPAPVPLPPVKEGEEILVQVVKDPIGSKGPRLSRHISFPGRFLVLMPGIEHVGISRKITNPAERERLRNLIKAHAQPGEGFIVRTAAIGEKDEDLIGDVTYLRELWSDLQANCQSLPAPSLVWKDFRLLQKVLRDLFREEVASFWVDRDDTYREVVDFVSRLHPEWVGRIKHFTSDLPIFEAFAIEKEIEAARQPKVFLKHGGSIVINQTEALVSVDVNTGKFVGKKDLEETVFLANMEAIPEIVRQLRLRNLGGIVVIDFIDMMDPAHRESVMKRLQEELERDRNHARAVEISDFGLVEMTRKRTGPSLERLLTSACPHCEGSGRRLSAETVVLAVYREMARQGERLKGAQIRLTLHAELRAALQAETREGVNQLARALGAHVQWQERNDGPVHHIDIEVIPNR; via the coding sequence ATGGAAGTCCGACGGTCCCTCGTGGTCAATGCGACCCCGTTGGAGATGCGCATCGCGCTTCTCGAGAACGGGCAGCTCTGCGAACTTTTCATCGAACGCACCACCCAGGTGAGCCAGGTGGGCGACGTCTACAAGGGCCGGGTGGCCAAGCTCCTGCAGGGCATGCAGAGCGCCTTCGTCTCCATCGGGGGCGCCAAGGACGGGTTCCTCTACCTGGACGAGCCCGAGACCCACCGGCTCCCCACGGAGGAGGCCGCCGACGAGGACGAGGCCGCCGAGGGTTCCGACCTGCCCCCCGCGCCGGTGCCCCTGCCCCCCGTGAAGGAGGGGGAGGAGATCCTCGTCCAGGTGGTCAAGGACCCCATCGGCAGCAAGGGGCCCCGCCTCTCCCGCCACATCAGCTTCCCGGGGCGGTTCCTGGTGCTCATGCCCGGCATCGAGCACGTGGGCATCTCCCGCAAGATCACCAATCCCGCCGAACGCGAGCGGCTCCGGAACCTGATCAAGGCCCATGCCCAGCCCGGCGAGGGCTTCATCGTCCGCACCGCCGCCATCGGCGAGAAGGACGAGGACCTGATCGGCGACGTGACCTACCTGCGCGAGCTGTGGAGCGACCTCCAGGCCAACTGCCAGAGCCTCCCGGCCCCCAGCCTCGTGTGGAAGGACTTCCGGCTCCTCCAGAAGGTCCTGCGGGACCTCTTCCGCGAGGAGGTCGCCAGCTTCTGGGTGGACCGGGACGACACCTACCGCGAGGTCGTGGACTTCGTCAGCCGCCTGCACCCCGAGTGGGTGGGGCGCATCAAGCACTTCACCAGCGACCTGCCCATCTTCGAGGCCTTCGCCATCGAGAAGGAGATCGAGGCCGCGCGCCAGCCCAAGGTCTTCCTCAAGCACGGCGGCAGCATCGTCATCAACCAGACCGAGGCCCTCGTCAGCGTCGACGTGAACACCGGCAAGTTCGTCGGCAAGAAGGACCTGGAGGAGACCGTCTTCCTCGCCAACATGGAGGCCATCCCGGAGATCGTCCGGCAGCTCCGGCTCCGCAACCTGGGCGGGATCGTCGTCATCGACTTCATCGACATGATGGACCCGGCCCACCGGGAGTCGGTGATGAAACGCCTCCAGGAGGAGCTGGAGCGCGACCGGAACCACGCCCGGGCCGTGGAGATCAGCGACTTCGGCCTCGTGGAGATGACCCGCAAGCGCACCGGACCCAGCCTCGAGCGCCTCCTGACCTCCGCCTGCCCCCACTGCGAGGGATCGGGACGGCGGCTCAGCGCCGAGACCGTGGTCCTGGCCGTGTATCGGGAGATGGCCCGGCAGGGGGAGCGGTTGAAGGGGGCCCAGATCCGCCTCACCCTCCACGCGGAACTCCGGGCCGCGCTCCAGGCCGAGACCCGCGAGGGCGTCAATCAGCTGGCGCGCGCCCTGGGCGCCCACGTGCAGTGGCAGGAACGGAACGACGGTCCCGTGCATCACATCGACATCGAGGTGATTCCCAATCGCTAG
- the panD gene encoding aspartate 1-decarboxylase: MLRQFLLGKIHRCVVTRADLDYVGSITIDPVLIRAAGFLENEKIDIYDVTNGARISTYVIPGQEGSGEIGINGAAAHHVNAGDLVILAAYGWMSEEEAADRRPRVVFVDDKNRIVSTHDRERTPAHA, translated from the coding sequence ATGCTTCGTCAATTCCTTCTTGGCAAGATCCACCGGTGCGTCGTCACCCGCGCCGACCTGGACTACGTCGGATCCATCACCATCGACCCCGTGCTCATCCGGGCCGCGGGCTTCCTCGAGAACGAGAAGATCGACATCTACGACGTGACGAACGGCGCGCGCATCAGCACGTACGTCATCCCCGGCCAGGAGGGCTCCGGGGAGATCGGGATCAACGGCGCCGCCGCCCACCACGTGAACGCGGGCGACCTGGTGATCCTGGCCGCCTACGGCTGGATGTCCGAGGAAGAGGCGGCGGACCGCCGTCCCCGGGTGGTCTTCGTGGACGACAAGAACCGCATCGTCTCCACCCATGACCGGGAGCGGACCCCCGCGCACGCCTAG
- a CDS encoding M48 family metallopeptidase: MLALPLLAGAGAAAQDPPAKPHAPALGSEEGGLRALCDREEAKLLQSPLLVRDPALTAYVQAVCCRLAGPLCPEVRVHILRTPYFNASMAPNGMMQVWTGLLLRCADEAQLATILGHEIAHYHLRHGLDQLRDAKSRSAFATLALMVPIAGPLASLGAVAGGFAYSRDHERAADAEGLERLAEAGYPAGEAPRVWSNLLEELKAEGGGDAAKRSRLFATHPPETERQRALEAAAARMAGADRDPGRAAFRAAIAPFRMGWMEDELKRRRYGESVALLTRLCGEDPQDGLARYFLGEACRLRDGDGDAERARRAYGEALELPGAPPEVHRALGRLHRRAGRMPEMRAAYARYLALRPDAEDAEMIKTYLKETP, from the coding sequence TTGCTCGCGCTCCCGCTCCTCGCGGGGGCGGGCGCCGCGGCCCAGGATCCGCCGGCCAAACCGCACGCCCCGGCCCTCGGGTCCGAGGAGGGGGGGCTCCGGGCCCTGTGCGACCGGGAGGAGGCGAAGCTCCTCCAGAGCCCCCTCCTCGTCCGGGATCCGGCCCTCACGGCCTACGTCCAGGCCGTCTGCTGCCGGCTGGCGGGACCCCTCTGCCCCGAGGTGCGCGTCCACATCCTCCGCACCCCATACTTCAACGCCAGCATGGCGCCCAACGGGATGATGCAGGTCTGGACGGGCTTGCTCCTGCGCTGCGCGGACGAGGCCCAGCTGGCCACGATCCTCGGCCACGAGATCGCCCACTACCACCTGCGCCACGGACTGGACCAGCTGCGGGACGCCAAGTCGCGCTCGGCCTTCGCGACCCTGGCCCTCATGGTGCCCATCGCGGGGCCCCTGGCGAGCCTGGGCGCCGTCGCCGGGGGCTTCGCCTACTCCCGGGACCACGAGCGCGCCGCCGACGCCGAGGGCCTGGAGCGGCTGGCGGAGGCCGGGTACCCCGCAGGGGAGGCCCCCCGGGTGTGGTCCAACCTCCTGGAGGAGCTCAAGGCCGAGGGGGGCGGGGACGCCGCGAAGCGGAGCCGGCTCTTCGCCACCCACCCGCCCGAGACCGAGCGCCAGCGCGCGCTGGAGGCCGCCGCCGCGCGGATGGCCGGCGCGGACCGCGACCCTGGACGGGCCGCCTTCCGCGCCGCCATCGCCCCTTTCCGGATGGGCTGGATGGAGGACGAACTCAAGCGGCGGCGCTACGGCGAGAGCGTCGCCCTGCTGACCCGCCTCTGCGGGGAGGACCCCCAGGACGGCCTGGCGCGGTACTTCCTCGGGGAGGCCTGCCGCCTCCGGGATGGGGACGGCGACGCGGAGCGGGCCCGCAGGGCCTACGGGGAAGCCCTCGAGCTGCCCGGCGCGCCGCCCGAGGTCCACCGCGCCCTGGGCCGGCTCCACCGCAGGGCGGGGCGGATGCCGGAGATGCGCGCGGCCTACGCCCGCTACCTGGCGCTCCGCCCCGACGCGGAGGACGCGGAGATGATCAAGACCTACCTGAAGGAGACGCCATGA
- the panC gene encoding pantoate--beta-alanine ligase, producing MRIIRTIPELKVALKALRDSHRSIGFVPTMGFLHEGHASLIRQSTARCDATVVSVFVNPTQFGPSEDLSRYPRDLERDQNLCLRLGVAILFMPEASEIYPTGFSTSISVGPIADALCGAFRPGHFRGVATVVAKLFNLVQPDLAFFGQKDLQQCAIIRRVVKDLNLPVDILVAPTVREADGLAMSSRNSYLVPADRERALGVSRGLAKAEAAFRAGERDAAALEAMARAEMSAADEIQYCSLVDLSTLDSLAGTVTRPAALAAAVVIGGTRLIDNVILAPSGEAAQFISHQEP from the coding sequence ATGCGCATCATCCGCACGATCCCCGAACTGAAGGTCGCCCTCAAGGCGCTCCGGGACAGCCACAGGAGCATCGGCTTCGTCCCCACCATGGGCTTCCTCCACGAGGGGCACGCCTCCCTCATCCGCCAGAGCACCGCCCGCTGCGACGCGACCGTCGTCTCCGTCTTCGTGAACCCCACCCAGTTCGGCCCCTCCGAGGACCTCTCCCGCTACCCGCGGGACCTCGAGCGGGACCAGAACCTGTGCCTGCGCCTCGGCGTCGCCATCCTGTTCATGCCGGAGGCCTCCGAGATCTACCCCACCGGGTTCAGCACCTCCATCTCCGTGGGGCCCATCGCGGACGCCCTGTGCGGGGCCTTCCGGCCCGGGCACTTCCGCGGGGTGGCCACCGTCGTGGCCAAGCTCTTCAACCTCGTCCAGCCGGACCTGGCCTTCTTCGGCCAGAAGGACCTCCAGCAGTGCGCCATCATCCGGCGCGTGGTGAAGGACCTGAACCTCCCCGTGGACATCCTCGTGGCCCCCACCGTCCGCGAAGCCGACGGCCTCGCCATGAGCTCGCGGAACAGCTACCTGGTCCCGGCGGACCGGGAGCGGGCCCTCGGGGTGAGCCGGGGCCTCGCCAAGGCCGAGGCGGCCTTCAGGGCCGGGGAGCGCGACGCCGCCGCCCTCGAGGCCATGGCGCGGGCCGAGATGTCGGCTGCCGACGAGATCCAGTACTGCAGCCTGGTGGACCTGTCCACCCTCGATTCCCTCGCCGGGACCGTGACCCGGCCCGCGGCCCTCGCGGCCGCCGTGGTCATCGGCGGCACCCGCCTCATCGACAACGTGATCCTGGCCCCCTCCGGGGAGGCCGCGCAGTTCATCAGCCACCAGGAGCCCTGA
- the panB gene encoding 3-methyl-2-oxobutanoate hydroxymethyltransferase, whose protein sequence is MSHAPASGRGITIPDLQRMRDEGRPIVMTTAYDAPTAWIADASGVDVLLIGDSVGNVCLGFENTLPVTLAMMAHHLEAVVRSRPRALVVVDMPYLSYHLGCEDAVRNAGGLVRLGAQGVKLEGGARRVPVIRALVDAEIPVMGHLGLTPQSLNRMGGYKVQGREAGAAVELLEDALRLQDAGCFSLVLEGVPAELAERVTQELSIPTIGIGAGAACSGQVLVFHDILGLIPTTPPKFVRTYMNGFEALREALARWGEDVRGGRFPGPQESYILPEPAREELRAWKQRGQDD, encoded by the coding sequence ATGAGCCACGCACCCGCCTCCGGACGAGGCATCACCATCCCCGACCTGCAGCGGATGCGGGACGAGGGGCGCCCCATCGTCATGACCACGGCCTACGACGCCCCCACCGCCTGGATCGCGGACGCCTCGGGGGTGGACGTCCTCCTCATCGGCGACAGCGTCGGCAACGTCTGCCTCGGCTTCGAGAACACCCTGCCCGTGACCCTGGCCATGATGGCCCACCACCTGGAGGCCGTGGTCCGCAGCAGGCCCCGGGCGCTCGTGGTCGTGGACATGCCGTACCTGAGCTACCACCTCGGCTGCGAGGACGCCGTGCGGAACGCGGGCGGCCTCGTGCGCCTCGGGGCCCAGGGCGTGAAGCTCGAGGGCGGCGCGCGGCGGGTGCCGGTGATCCGGGCGCTGGTGGACGCGGAGATCCCGGTGATGGGGCACCTGGGCCTGACGCCCCAGAGCCTCAACCGCATGGGCGGCTACAAGGTGCAGGGCCGGGAGGCCGGTGCCGCGGTGGAGCTGCTGGAGGACGCGCTCCGGCTCCAGGACGCGGGCTGCTTCAGCCTCGTCCTCGAAGGCGTTCCGGCCGAGCTGGCCGAGCGGGTCACGCAGGAACTTTCCATCCCCACCATTGGCATTGGCGCGGGCGCCGCGTGCTCCGGGCAGGTACTTGTATTTCATGACATCCTTGGGTTGATTCCCACAACACCGCCAAAATTCGTGCGCACTTATATGAATGGATTTGAAGCGCTTCGGGAGGCGCTCGCCCGATGGGGCGAGGATGTCCGGGGGGGAAGGTTTCCAGGCCCCCAGGAATCCTATATCCTTCCAGAACCGGCCCGGGAGGAACTCCGGGCCTGGAAGCAGCGAGGGCAGGACGACTAG
- a CDS encoding ATP-binding protein, translated as MGRGWRLGGRWFAEVRELDGPATGAGCSFRVVRQDGEGPRQLLQLWEPLPPPRVLDAIREDFLRAFDQASPLDPGPARMGHDAKAAWFLQKLEGIPYPRLWGSVDAPGRKALEAAVAEALASSRTPRLADPEVVGLKPGRVLAPRVLGPEPWPGPGLALPDAPPGPGTARVWEDLQALADPASVPIRGRSRELTYLKSLMLGLGSPATPERAVFLTGEEGLDQDRLCDWAGAAAQTEGRWVVDVELLPGERAGAFLGRILGEALTGLEADLYAAEPGLARSLARRMASFAFLRGGRKPVAPDRRLEVDEVEAALGALAWADALHPRLFLLRGLELMGVDVLDLLRGLTGHSRLPWILSFRGAGTCQGLKSWLDSAGNGPGAAIVVLDRVDEAGLQETLTDALGAHRLPEAYTTAVCASALGNPGLLRRILDMAILRGDLVREGGAWTLAPGAPPPPGPGESEIQAILAARAARLEPQARRALKALALAEAPVAAAVLARVLGQDPDAAEAPLQALQDAQLAVAADGRLRVPSALVRELALEGSAPGELRAVAAALLRALEAEAGSPVLAVRLRARAQDPVSAVEQVIEALRRERPGPAEAQAAVDEALGLGPGPVPSARLHACLSDAWAQVGDLARARAALAEAFGALGEPAPGSTEEEWAARFHRKAACLEIGLRAFKAAHQSIRSAAACLADHPFHGEQVRLRLALGRLHAAQGAVPKAARALEEGLLLLARRETADGREDHVALLLELGRVQGQRCQFEQALETLQSARRFFEHAGDRRGLAAVLGALGQIHLGMGQTEAACRLLDEALVHAGAQEDPGLKAACRLDLGIARGFQQSLGPALAHLDSALRRFQGLQDPVGASRALLWKARTLAVLGDLVQADFLAARAAEVREDLLTPQERGDAAFIAGELDVLRGDWPAALRRFQEAANRYGEAGLVWRERLARLRYVQAEALEGGEAAEAAWTHLERLKGPVEGSGSRWLEVEWRRAHALLLEGAGPAEAVLAEALSAWGDVRNLARELRFPHLAMEAGTREADLLLARGERLGARSTIQDAAATFQELWSRVPAHLEAAFAGRADVRAFRSAAEAAGVPFLLPAKSDPLADWSPTQANLPLPTPLRGHP; from the coding sequence ATGGGGCGCGGGTGGCGGCTCGGGGGCCGGTGGTTCGCGGAGGTGCGCGAGCTGGACGGACCCGCCACGGGGGCGGGATGCTCCTTCCGCGTGGTGCGCCAGGACGGGGAGGGTCCCCGGCAGCTCCTCCAGCTCTGGGAGCCCCTGCCTCCGCCCCGGGTGCTGGACGCCATCCGGGAGGACTTCCTGCGCGCCTTCGACCAGGCCTCCCCCCTGGACCCGGGCCCGGCCCGCATGGGCCACGACGCCAAGGCCGCGTGGTTCCTCCAGAAGCTGGAGGGCATCCCCTACCCGCGCCTGTGGGGCTCCGTGGACGCGCCCGGGCGGAAGGCCCTCGAGGCCGCCGTCGCGGAGGCGCTGGCCTCGTCCCGGACGCCCCGGCTCGCGGATCCGGAGGTGGTGGGCCTGAAGCCGGGCCGGGTGCTGGCGCCGCGGGTGCTGGGGCCCGAGCCCTGGCCGGGGCCGGGCCTGGCCCTCCCGGACGCGCCGCCCGGGCCCGGGACCGCGCGGGTCTGGGAGGACCTCCAGGCCCTGGCGGACCCGGCCTCGGTGCCGATCCGGGGCCGTTCGCGTGAGCTGACCTACCTCAAGTCCCTGATGCTGGGCCTCGGGTCCCCGGCCACCCCGGAGCGCGCGGTCTTCCTCACGGGGGAGGAGGGCCTGGACCAGGACCGCCTCTGCGACTGGGCGGGCGCGGCGGCCCAGACCGAGGGCCGGTGGGTGGTGGATGTGGAGCTCCTGCCCGGGGAGAGGGCGGGGGCCTTCCTGGGGCGGATCCTGGGGGAGGCCCTCACGGGCCTGGAGGCGGACCTGTACGCCGCGGAGCCCGGCCTGGCGAGGTCCCTGGCGCGGAGGATGGCCAGCTTCGCCTTCCTGAGGGGCGGGCGCAAGCCCGTCGCGCCGGACCGGCGCCTCGAGGTGGACGAGGTGGAAGCCGCCCTGGGGGCCCTGGCCTGGGCCGACGCCCTGCACCCGAGGCTCTTCCTGCTCCGGGGCCTGGAGCTCATGGGCGTCGATGTGCTGGACCTCCTCCGCGGCCTGACGGGGCATTCCCGGCTCCCCTGGATCCTGTCCTTCCGGGGGGCCGGCACCTGCCAGGGCCTCAAGTCCTGGCTGGATTCGGCGGGCAACGGGCCCGGGGCGGCCATCGTGGTCCTGGACCGCGTGGACGAGGCGGGCCTCCAGGAGACCCTGACGGACGCCCTCGGCGCCCACCGGTTGCCGGAGGCCTACACCACGGCGGTCTGCGCCTCGGCCCTGGGCAATCCCGGCCTCCTGCGCCGGATCCTCGACATGGCCATCCTCCGCGGGGACCTCGTCAGGGAGGGCGGCGCCTGGACCCTCGCGCCCGGGGCGCCCCCGCCGCCCGGACCCGGGGAATCGGAGATCCAGGCCATCCTGGCGGCGCGGGCGGCCCGCCTCGAGCCCCAGGCCCGCAGGGCCCTGAAGGCCCTCGCCCTCGCCGAGGCCCCGGTGGCGGCGGCGGTCCTGGCCCGGGTCCTCGGCCAGGATCCGGATGCCGCGGAGGCGCCCCTGCAGGCCCTGCAGGACGCCCAGCTCGCCGTCGCCGCGGATGGGCGGCTGCGGGTCCCGTCCGCGCTGGTGCGGGAGCTGGCCCTGGAGGGCTCCGCCCCGGGCGAGCTCCGCGCCGTGGCCGCCGCCCTGCTCCGGGCCCTGGAGGCGGAGGCAGGGAGCCCGGTCCTCGCGGTGCGCCTGCGGGCCCGGGCCCAGGATCCCGTCTCCGCGGTGGAGCAGGTCATCGAGGCCCTCCGGCGGGAACGCCCGGGGCCCGCGGAGGCCCAGGCCGCCGTCGATGAGGCCCTCGGGCTGGGGCCCGGACCCGTTCCCAGCGCGCGGCTCCACGCGTGCCTTTCCGACGCCTGGGCGCAGGTGGGCGACCTCGCCCGGGCCCGCGCGGCCCTGGCCGAGGCCTTCGGCGCCCTGGGCGAGCCGGCCCCGGGTTCCACCGAGGAGGAGTGGGCGGCACGCTTCCACCGGAAGGCGGCCTGCCTCGAGATCGGCCTGCGCGCCTTCAAGGCGGCCCACCAGTCCATCCGGTCCGCCGCGGCCTGCCTCGCGGACCATCCCTTCCACGGCGAGCAGGTGCGGCTCCGCCTCGCCCTGGGGCGCCTCCACGCGGCCCAGGGCGCGGTCCCCAAGGCCGCCAGGGCCCTGGAGGAGGGCCTCCTCCTCCTGGCCCGGCGGGAGACCGCGGATGGGCGCGAGGACCACGTGGCCCTCCTCCTGGAACTGGGCCGGGTGCAGGGCCAGCGCTGCCAGTTCGAGCAGGCCCTGGAGACGCTCCAGTCCGCCCGGCGCTTCTTCGAGCACGCCGGGGACCGCCGGGGGCTCGCGGCCGTGCTGGGCGCCCTGGGCCAGATCCACCTGGGCATGGGCCAGACGGAGGCGGCGTGCCGCCTCCTGGACGAGGCCCTCGTCCATGCCGGGGCCCAGGAGGATCCGGGCCTGAAAGCCGCCTGCCGGCTGGACCTGGGGATCGCCCGGGGGTTCCAGCAGAGCCTCGGGCCGGCCCTCGCCCACCTCGACAGCGCCCTCCGCCGGTTCCAGGGGCTCCAGGACCCGGTGGGCGCCTCCCGGGCCCTTCTCTGGAAGGCCCGCACCCTGGCGGTGCTGGGGGACCTGGTGCAGGCCGACTTCCTCGCCGCCCGGGCCGCGGAGGTCCGCGAGGACCTGCTCACCCCGCAGGAGCGGGGCGACGCGGCCTTCATCGCGGGCGAGCTGGATGTCCTCCGCGGGGATTGGCCCGCCGCCCTGCGCCGCTTCCAGGAGGCGGCGAACCGCTACGGCGAGGCCGGCCTCGTGTGGCGGGAGCGCCTGGCGCGCCTGCGCTACGTCCAGGCCGAGGCCCTGGAGGGCGGCGAGGCCGCGGAGGCCGCGTGGACCCACCTCGAGCGCCTCAAGGGGCCCGTGGAGGGATCCGGCTCCCGATGGCTGGAGGTGGAGTGGCGGCGGGCCCACGCGCTGCTCCTGGAGGGGGCGGGGCCCGCGGAGGCGGTGCTGGCCGAAGCGCTCTCCGCCTGGGGCGACGTGCGGAACCTGGCCCGGGAGCTCCGGTTCCCCCACCTGGCCATGGAGGCCGGCACCCGCGAGGCGGACCTGCTGCTGGCCCGGGGTGAGCGGCTGGGCGCACGGTCAACCATCCAGGACGCGGCGGCGACCTTCCAGGAACTGTGGTCGAGGGTGCCCGCCCATCTGGAGGCGGCCTTCGCGGGCCGGGCCGATGTCCGGGCCTTCCGGTCGGCGGCGGAGGCCGCCGGCGTTCCCTTCCTCCTGCCGGCCAAGTCGGATCCTCTGGCAGACTGGAGCCCGACCCAGGCGAACCTGCCGCTGCCGACTCCGCTCCGAGGACACCCATGA